The nucleotide sequence TTTAATAAAGTTGCCGTACAGCTCAGGGATCGCGTAACCCACGGTATCAGGTACATTGATCGTCGTCGCGCCCTCTGCAATCACGGCCTCAAGCACGCGGCACAAGAAGTCGTTATCGCTGCGATAACCATCCTCAGGACTGAACTCAATGTCTCCGACCAAGTTGCGGGCATATCGAACGGACTGCCTCGCTTGCTCCAGCACTTGGTCAGGCGTCATCCGCAGTTTCTTCTCCATATGCAGTGCGGAAGTGGCAATGAAGGTATGAATGCGGGCACGGTTTGCCCCTTTCAATGCATCGGCAGCTCGTGAAATGTCGCGATCATTGGCGCGGGCCAGTGAACAAATTGTTGAATCCTTTACGGTATTTGCAATCAGCTGAATGGCATCGAAGTCGCCATTTGAGCTTGCAGCGAAGCCTGCCTCGATAACATCAACCTTGAGGCGCTCTAGTTGCCGCGCAATGCGCACTTTGGCGTCTTTGGTCATTGATGCACCGGGTGATTGCTCACCATCGCGCAATGTAGTATCGAAAATGATTAACTTATCTGACATGGATCCACCTCAAACCTGTGTATACCTATAAATGAAAAATATGACATCAGTTCGCACAAAAGATTTCGCTGACTAGCTAGCGATGCAAACCACGCTCTTCCGGTTCATCTGTGGAAGTACTAATAACGCTAGTTCGCACTCCACGAGAGCGCCTAAGTCCGTAGACAACATATCCACTTACGCCGTACACAACAAATGCGGCAAACATCACGATGGGTGGATGTAAGTTGATCAGCGCGATCGCTAATGCAATCAAAACAATAACAGCAAAAGGAACACTTTTTTTCATTTGCACATCTTTGAAGCTGTAGAAGGGAACGTTAGTTACCATCGTAAGGCCAGAGTACAACGCGACCACAAACATCGCCCAAGTGAGTTCGCTACCGCCATATCCAAGGTCGTTACACAGCCAAATAAATCCAGCGACTAGAGCCGCTGCCGCAGGGGAAGGCAATCCCTGAAAGTAGCGTTTATCAACTACTGCTGTGTTCACGTTAAATCGTGCAAGTCTAAGAGCGGCGCACGCACAGTAAACAAAGGCAGCGAACCATCCCCATCGCCCTAAATCCTTAAGGGCCCACTCATAGGAAATCAATGCTGGGGCAGCACCAAAGGAAACCATGTCAGACAGAGAATCCATCTGTTCACCAAACGCGCTTTGCGTATTCGTCATTCGAGCAATACGGCCATCTAGACTATCTAACACCATGGCACAAAAAATACCTACGGCCGCCAAATCAAAGCGCCCATTCATAGCCATTACTACGGCATAGAAGCCCCCAAAGAGCGCAGCGAGAGTAAATAGGTTCGGCAGTATGTAAATTCCTTTGCGCCTCTTGCGCATCAAAGTGGTATCCGAAGCACCTGTTTTATCATTCCCACGATCTAGCATATGAATCCCTCGTAAACCCACTTATTCCCAACACACTTGAACATCGTGTTAGGTCGGCATCTTGTGGCGGCACCACACACTGCAAGTGTAAGCCAGCGTACCGCACCGAGCCGCAACACGGAGTGAAAACGCAAAGGGCCACGTATGTGGCCCTTTTTGATGTGTACAGTTAGCTTAGTTGCGCGTTTGATCAACCAGCTTATTCTTAGCAATCCAAGGCATCATGGCGCGGAGTGTCGCCCCCACTTTCTCGATCGGATGCTCAGCAGTCAAGCGACGACGGCTCAGCAACGTTGGCGCGCCAGCCTTGTTCTCGAGAATAAAGCTCTTGGCGTATTCACCCGTTTGAATGTCCTTCAGACATTGGCGCATAGCGTCTTTTGTCGCATTAGTCACAACCCTAGGGCCGGTGACGTACTCGCCGTACTCAGCGTTATTGGAAATCGAATAATTCATGTTGGCGATACCACCTTCATAAATCATGTCAACAATCAGCTTCAGCTCGTGCAGACATTCAAAGTACGCCATCTCAGGCGCGTAGCCAGCTTCCACCAAAGTTTCAAAGCCTGCCTTGATCAGCTCGACGGTACCGCCACACAAAACCGCTTGCTCGCCAAACAGATCGGTCTCAGTTTCTTCACGGAAATTCGTCTCGATAATGCCAGCCTTACCACCGCCATTAGCCATAGCATAGCTGAGTGCTAGGTCACGCGTGCGACCCGACTTGTCTTGGTGTACAGCAATCAAATGGGGCACACCGCCGCCTTGGGCATAAGTTCCACGCACTGTGTGCCCTGGAGCCTTGGGCGCAACCATCCAAACATCCAAGTCCGCGCGAGGAGTGACGAGGCCGTAATGCACGTTAAAGCCATGGGCAAAAACCAAGGATGCACCTTGCTTGATGTTTGGCTCAATTTCACTGGAGTACACCGCACCAATCTGCTCATCGGGCAGCAACACCATGACTACATCGGCTGCCTTTACTGCTTCTGCAACTTCAGCAACTTGCAAGCCAGCTTTTTCTACCTTACCCCAAGATGCTCCGCCTTTGCGCAAACCAACGACCACCTTGACACCACTGTCATTCAAGTTTTGGGCATGCGCATGGCCTTGGCTGCCATACCCAATGATTGCAACCGTCTTACCTTTAATGAGACTCAAGTCGCAATCTTTGTCGTAAAAAACTTTCATTTCTCTCTCCGAATTAAATTGTGGCGAATAGCGCCCAGTTGAAAAAACAAACCCAGCTCAGAGCGATTGAATTACACACTCGCCAATAAAACTGTGCGCGCTGAGCCTGCCGAAGCGCCCGCACAGAACAAACCGTCACACCCGCAAAATTCTCTCACCACGACCAATGCCACTAGAGCCAGTTCTCACTGTCTCAAGAATGGCACCTCGTTCAATCGCTTGAAGAAAGGCGTCGTTTTTGGACTGATCTCCGGTCAACTCAATGGTGTAACTCTTCTCTGTTACGTCAATGATCCGACCACGAAATATGTCCGCCATTCGTTTCATTTCTTCGCGCTCTTTACCGACAGCACGAACTTTCACCATCATCAACTCCCGCTCAATATAGGAGCCTTCGGTAAGGTTCACGACTTTTACGACTTCAATCAGGCGATTCAAATGTTTAGTGATCTGTTCAATCACATCATCCGAACCTGTCGTTTGAATCGTCATACGGGAAAGACTTGGGTCTTCAGTCGGCGCCACGGTAAGTGACTCGATGTTGTAACCCCGCGCGGAAAACAAACCCACAACCCGGGAGAGTGCACCGGGTTCGTTCTCCAAAAGCACTGCAATGATGTGTTTCATATGGATAGCATCCTCTTTTCGCTGCCCTCCCCCCAACGCGGTAACGCCAGGGCTTGGCAAACAATA is from Rhodoferax aquaticus and encodes:
- the pssA gene encoding CDP-diacylglycerol--serine O-phosphatidyltransferase — its product is MLDRGNDKTGASDTTLMRKRRKGIYILPNLFTLAALFGGFYAVVMAMNGRFDLAAVGIFCAMVLDSLDGRIARMTNTQSAFGEQMDSLSDMVSFGAAPALISYEWALKDLGRWGWFAAFVYCACAALRLARFNVNTAVVDKRYFQGLPSPAAAALVAGFIWLCNDLGYGGSELTWAMFVVALYSGLTMVTNVPFYSFKDVQMKKSVPFAVIVLIALAIALINLHPPIVMFAAFVVYGVSGYVVYGLRRSRGVRTSVISTSTDEPEERGLHR
- the ilvC gene encoding ketol-acid reductoisomerase; the encoded protein is MKVFYDKDCDLSLIKGKTVAIIGYGSQGHAHAQNLNDSGVKVVVGLRKGGASWGKVEKAGLQVAEVAEAVKAADVVMVLLPDEQIGAVYSSEIEPNIKQGASLVFAHGFNVHYGLVTPRADLDVWMVAPKAPGHTVRGTYAQGGGVPHLIAVHQDKSGRTRDLALSYAMANGGGKAGIIETNFREETETDLFGEQAVLCGGTVELIKAGFETLVEAGYAPEMAYFECLHELKLIVDMIYEGGIANMNYSISNNAEYGEYVTGPRVVTNATKDAMRQCLKDIQTGEYAKSFILENKAGAPTLLSRRRLTAEHPIEKVGATLRAMMPWIAKNKLVDQTRN
- the ilvN gene encoding acetolactate synthase small subunit, whose translation is MKHIIAVLLENEPGALSRVVGLFSARGYNIESLTVAPTEDPSLSRMTIQTTGSDDVIEQITKHLNRLIEVVKVVNLTEGSYIERELMMVKVRAVGKEREEMKRMADIFRGRIIDVTEKSYTIELTGDQSKNDAFLQAIERGAILETVRTGSSGIGRGERILRV